The following nucleotide sequence is from Zea mays cultivar B73 chromosome 1, Zm-B73-REFERENCE-NAM-5.0, whole genome shotgun sequence.
AAGGTCACGAGGCAAATATACGTAGAGTGGGGGGCTAGCTAGCTTACAGTACCTACTACCTTgtagtatatatatacatatattgcGTCGCGAAATGCATGCAAACGGAACCCTAGTCAGGGCATTTGTGTCCGTTCCCCGGTGGCTAGCTCTAGCTGCAGGGGTCCAGATCAAAAGTCTTGTGCAGCTGCAGGTTGCAGTGCATGCATCATGTTCACGGGAGTTGTTCCTTTGTGGCGTGCTGCTCTGCTCGTGTACTCGAGCCATGCGTGCTAGCCCTCGACGCAACTTACAAGCAGACGGATGTGCACGCCCACGTGCGTTTCAGCGTTTGCGACGAGCTGATGAGCAGGGAGGGGGACAATCCTCACATAATTCCATAGAGGTCACTAATTTTTTTCAAATACCTCCTAACAGCTCCACCCTTGATGAGGATCACGGCGGCAGTCATTCATACCCCGAGCTAGCGGTTAGACTGATCTGCCAATGATACGCCCATCGCATGTACGTACGTAGAGGGCAAAAACAGCATGCCCCAACAGGGCTAGTCAGTTGGTGTAGCCCATGTGATCATCTTTTCTTTCTGGCGCAAAAGCTAGATCCGCATGATGAGCTCAAATCGTGTTACGTATATAATTATATTTGGTGGAACCAAATTCACTATTACTTGCAGAAAGCAGTAGGAGCTGGGCCGAAATCGGGGGTAGGCCGTCTACTACCTACGCTGAGAAGGATAGACAGTGGATGGGGCTGGCTGGCTGGCCACGAGCCTCGAACGGTGGGGGAGCCCAACAAAGCCGGCGGCCTGCGTGAGGAATTGCACGGCCCGTGTCCAAATACTGGGCTTCTGTAGCTGTAGGTCATTCAAACACCAGGTGCCATGCCAGAATTCAGCCAGACAATTGATAATTAATTGATCCGTTCTTTATGGCACACAATAACAGGCGCTGCTCGCCAAGAAGCCAGACGGCATCTCGGATTCGGATCTTTCTGGCTCGTCGTCGTCCCTACGATTCCGGACCAGCTAAAACATTTATCCGAGCTCGAGCTCGTCGGCATCCTCAGTCCTTGACTCTGACCGAGCTCCTCCTCCAGCAGCTGCGACGCGTGGCCTGCACGAACAAGCATGGACGGACGGTCATGCATGCATGTCTTCTTGCCTTGCGGCCTCTCCGCAATCAGCAGGTAAGGTTCTTGGAGGCCAGTACCAAGCTACATTACCATGCGTCTCAACTGGAAGCGCAGGTGGGCTTACGAGGCGGCAGCTGGTGGTGCGGCGTTCTCTGGACAGGGAGAGAGGGACAGACCGTTAGCGAGTTCAGTCTCATCGGTGCTGGAGAGAGATCACATGGACTCATTCAGGTGGAGTGGAAGTGGAGTTTCGCTATCAGCTTGAGCTGTGTGGGTGGGTGTTGTTGTGATGGTCCAACTGACCTTCAGCTTGGGCTTCAGAGACTCGACCGCGGCTGCGGTCctcgtgctgctgctgctgttcgcGGCTTGCTGCAAAACACACAAGCAAGCCAAAAAAGAGGAGCAAGGGTTAGACACGTTGCCCAGTTCCTGAGTTCTGGAGCGAGTGTTTTTTTTTTCCTCCTCCACTTCTCTGTCTCACCTTGCCCAGCACCCAGTCCGCAGAATCGAAGTAGGCGCGCTCGTGGTCCTGCATTATTATTAGGCACGGCAAGCAGGGATCAGATGAGAGGGAAGTGATGATCAAAGCTTCTAGACACAGACTACTTATCCATGGATGCTGTTTGGTCCAATAGCGTGAGAGTAGCAGAGCACCTTGGATATCAAGGGCTTCTTGGGTGCGATCCCTCCGTACTTCTTCTCCGCGCATGCCTGCAAAGCCAAATAGATGGTTCAAGAACCGCTTGCGTTCCGGGGTCAGGGAAGGCCTTTAGCTTATCCGTTCGTTCAGGGGTCAGCCCATCATCACAGTCACAGGAGACACGGACGCTTCCTGATCCAGTGGGCTGACATGACAAGACGGCATGGATTTTTTGACCACTCCATTCCATTTCACCATCATAATTCCGCGGCGAACAAGAAGACAAGCATCCCTTTCGGCCCCTCTCGCTCGCGCGGCCAATAATAACCCGAGGCCCCGAGCAAGGATACGCCGCGCTATCTATGCGGCCGCTTTTGATCCACAAAAAGCATGTGACCGATCTACTGACGGCGATCCCTGAACAAAGCCACGAAAACGACAGGGTTCCAGAGACTGTTTCACGGTGCTACCGGCCGGCTGCCTGCAAAGCTCACTGAACTCGCCGAGGGGGTGAGATTCTCGGAGGGGTCAGCTTCAGCTAGTATCTCAGCTCACGGTAAAAAAAAGAGCATCAGGTTGCGTAGTAAAGCTTACTTTCGTTCATTCCTTCCTTGCGCCGCCATTGCTAAGCAATAAATCCTGCCTGCCGCGCGTGGTCAGCAAAAGCAGTCTCGTTTCGTAGGCAGTAGGCAGGCACCATCTTCTATGGCGGAGTATTAGTGCGGAATCTTCTGAATGCGCCGGGCACGGCAGGTTAATTTGCTACTGATGTAAAAGTAGGTGGTGCTAGCTGAGGGTAAGTGCAGCTCAATTAATCTACATGCACGTTAGGTGTTGCGTTCGTAATTTACCTTCTTTTCTGGCGATGGTAGGTTACGATTACGAACCGCATGCTTTTTCTTTCGGTTGATGGCGCAGTTAAGGTGCAGTGCAGGTGCGTCCAAGGAACGAAAcaatccctactactactactacggtGTGCCATCGAAAGTGCGGGGGGAAAACAAAACTGACCAAGTGTTTCGTCGCTGGAAAGCTAGCATTTCAACGGCAAGACGTTTGTGTCGTTAAAGAAACCGAAATCCGAGATGGGCAACAAACACCGAAACCTCATCTGTCCCTGTTCTCTCTTAAGCTGCCTGTCGGTTTTCCGTTTTCAGGCAATCGGGACAGGTTTGTCTTGGAAGGCTCCGGTGAGCCGATTCCTCAAGGACCCTGGGTTTTCAAAACTAGACTTTGTGAAATCAGTAAACAAAAATAAATTTTTTGGTGTATAGTTGTATGTCAAAATTGGCTCAACCATCGCTCGGCGAAACTATCGTTCCATGTACATGTACTGATGATAAGTTAAAGTCCCAATGAAAACTCCCCCCGAAaaaaaaagttggctttgttgagGCTAACGATTCAGAAATTAAGCAAAGCAGGACGGTGTTGATCCAAGTAGGCAGGTAGACAGGTTTGGGGAACGAACGAGGCATGCGTATACAATGTATGTGAAGCAGGTAGCAACCGAAATTACCTCTTCCTCCATGGACGCCGACGACTTGGCTCCATCACAGCCCGCCATCTCTTCTTCCTCTCGTCCTCCTCCTGCTACTGTCTCGCTCCTCTGCAGCTagctgcaaggaagaagaagagcgCTGCAAAGTTTCAGTGGCTGCAGAGGAAGGAAAGAAGGTGACGAAACGTTCGGCATGGGAGAAGAGGGGGCGTCGGGGGCAGGGCAGCCTTGGAAGCAGGACCTTGCGGCGCTCTCCGCAGGTGCGGGTgcagggaggggaggagaggccgGAGGGGCGAGGAGGATCGAGGCGCGTGTTGCTTTGCTGCCGCCAATCTGCAGAGAGAGGGGGCACGCCTGCTTCTGTTTATATAGAGCTCGTACGGGAGAGGGGAGATCACACAATGGCTGATGGCTGGGACAACAGCACAGAGGCTGCCCTAGCCGACACAGAGGATCCTCACTCCGTAGGATAGATACATGCTACAGTGCATGTGCCTGATCTCGACCGCTGCCTCGCCATCCGACGCCCGTCCGAGCGAGATCGACGCGCGCGGCGCCGGATGATGTCGCGTTGCGTCGCGTCGTGCACGCTTCCGCAAAAGCaatgggcgggcgggcgggcatgCGATCCTTGTTGGACGAGACGACGTGTCACCAACCTGCTGATGCGTCGACGGACGTGTGTCTGTATGCATCGTCGATGTGTCTCCTCTCCGACCCTAGACTTCAGATTGAATCCGGTTGCTATAATTTATAGAAACAAAATACTATAAAAACAATATAAATCGATGCGAATTAAATCTAAGCGCTGTCTGTTTGTGCTCGGCGACCGTGAATAAACAGGCTGCAACGGCCTTGTCCCTTGGGGGCCTTGGAGCTGTGTGTGACCGACCACGAG
It contains:
- the LOC100192824 gene encoding uncharacterized protein LOC100192824, whose protein sequence is MAGCDGAKSSASMEEEACAEKKYGGIAPKKPLISKDHERAYFDSADWVLGKQAANSSSSTRTAAAVESLKPKLKRTPHHQLPPRKPTCASS